The Mycolicibacterium boenickei genome has a segment encoding these proteins:
- a CDS encoding GntR family transcriptional regulator, with translation MTDFISPVEQESTPSIVAEKLRQAIAYGALTPGTQLGEAELARKLGVSRGPLREGMQRLTQEGLLIAIRNRGVFVNTMDASEIRDMYLAREAIERTASRQILQGDYASAGDALLAVVDEMAAAKDLDEVSEADMRFHEVLVELAGSPRLSRLHQTFLVETRMCVHALADTYDAPADRVSEHQTLAGAIRSGDVALTDKLMLAHMEDAVERLIARLPVGGRG, from the coding sequence GTGACCGACTTCATCAGTCCCGTCGAGCAGGAATCGACACCGAGCATCGTCGCCGAAAAGCTCAGGCAGGCCATCGCGTACGGCGCACTGACACCGGGCACGCAACTGGGCGAGGCCGAGCTGGCGCGCAAGCTCGGAGTCAGTCGCGGACCCCTGCGCGAGGGAATGCAGCGCCTCACCCAGGAAGGTCTGCTGATCGCGATCCGCAACCGCGGAGTGTTCGTCAACACCATGGACGCGAGCGAGATCCGCGACATGTACCTGGCTCGCGAGGCGATCGAGCGGACGGCGAGCCGCCAGATCCTGCAGGGCGACTACGCGAGCGCCGGGGACGCCCTACTCGCCGTGGTCGACGAGATGGCAGCGGCCAAGGACCTGGACGAGGTCAGCGAGGCCGACATGCGCTTCCACGAGGTGCTCGTCGAACTCGCGGGCAGCCCACGGCTGTCCCGGCTGCACCAGACCTTCCTGGTGGAGACCAGGATGTGCGTGCACGCACTGGCCGACACCTACGACGCCCCCGCCGACCGGGTCAGTGAGCATCAGACCCTGGCCGGCGCCATCCGCTCCGGTGACGTCGCGCTCACCGACAAGCTGATGCTGGCCCACATGGAGGACGCCGTCGAACGGCTGATCGCCCGGCTACCGGTCGGCGGACGCGGCTGA
- a CDS encoding maleate cis-trans isomerase family protein — translation MATVGILYPGHSAEDDFDALQARLPATLSLPVAITSVGEDAHRVDALLDLGRTERLADGVVRLRTARPDSMMWACTSGSFVFGRDGARRQADEVAAASGVPASSTSIAFVDALQHLGIHRVAVAASYPEDVAAHFVAFLADGGVDVVSMGSHGIVTAAEVGRLEQAQVLAMVTAADHPDAEAVLVPDTAMHTMSFIDQLESAVGKPVLTANQVTVWKGLQLIGPVPSLPGLGHLFGARP, via the coding sequence ATGGCGACGGTGGGGATCCTCTATCCCGGCCACAGCGCCGAAGACGACTTCGACGCATTGCAGGCACGGCTGCCCGCGACGCTCAGCTTGCCGGTCGCGATCACCTCGGTCGGCGAGGACGCGCATCGCGTCGACGCCCTCCTCGACCTCGGCCGGACCGAGCGCCTCGCCGACGGTGTCGTGCGGCTGAGGACGGCGCGGCCGGATTCGATGATGTGGGCATGCACGTCGGGCAGCTTCGTCTTCGGCCGCGACGGTGCCCGACGCCAGGCCGACGAGGTGGCGGCGGCGTCCGGAGTCCCTGCGTCGTCCACGTCAATCGCCTTCGTAGATGCTTTGCAGCACTTGGGAATACACCGAGTGGCGGTGGCCGCGTCCTATCCTGAGGACGTCGCGGCGCACTTCGTCGCGTTCCTGGCCGACGGCGGCGTCGACGTGGTGTCGATGGGCAGCCACGGCATCGTCACCGCGGCCGAGGTGGGCCGGCTGGAACAGGCGCAGGTGCTCGCGATGGTCACCGCGGCCGACCACCCCGATGCCGAGGCCGTACTGGTGCCCGACACCGCGATGCACACAATGAGTTTCATCGATCAGCTGGAATCCGCTGTCGGCAAACCGGTGCTCACCGCGAACCAGGTCACGGTCTGGAAGGGGCTGCAGCTGATCGGCCCGGTGCCGTCGCTCCCCGGGCTGGGCCACCTGTTCGGAGCCAGGCCGTGA
- a CDS encoding class I SAM-dependent methyltransferase: MARTDGDSWDLASSVGATATLVAAGRAIASQDSHGLIDDPFAAPLVRAVGIDVFTKMVDGELSLEMLGQLAPDAADRARANIDEMAVRTRFFDDYFIAAGKAGIKQAVILASGLDSRAYRLPWPDGTVVYEIDQPEVIEFKTRTLAGLGAEPTAERRTVPIDLRDDWPAALRAAGFDPAAPTAWCAEGLLIYLPPEAQDRLFDNIAALSAPGSAVATEFVPGLKDFDPEKARAATATFTQMGLNMDMPSLIYHGERHSAADYLNAKGWQMTGVVRSELFVRHGLPVPDRDENDPMGEIVYISGTLS; this comes from the coding sequence ATGGCACGCACCGATGGCGACAGCTGGGATCTGGCCTCCAGCGTCGGCGCGACCGCAACGCTGGTGGCCGCCGGGCGGGCCATCGCCAGCCAGGACTCCCACGGGCTGATCGATGATCCGTTCGCCGCGCCGTTGGTCCGCGCGGTGGGTATCGACGTGTTCACCAAGATGGTCGACGGTGAGCTGAGCCTTGAGATGCTGGGGCAGCTGGCACCGGACGCCGCCGACCGGGCCCGCGCCAACATCGACGAAATGGCGGTGCGGACCCGGTTCTTCGATGACTACTTCATTGCCGCCGGCAAAGCGGGCATCAAGCAGGCGGTGATCCTGGCGTCCGGGCTGGATTCACGTGCGTACCGGCTGCCCTGGCCCGACGGCACCGTGGTCTACGAGATCGACCAGCCCGAGGTGATCGAGTTCAAGACACGCACGCTGGCCGGTCTCGGCGCGGAGCCCACGGCGGAACGGCGCACGGTACCGATCGACCTGCGCGACGACTGGCCGGCCGCGCTGCGGGCAGCGGGATTCGATCCGGCCGCCCCGACCGCGTGGTGTGCTGAGGGGCTGCTGATCTATCTGCCTCCGGAGGCACAGGACCGGCTGTTCGACAATATCGCCGCCCTGAGCGCACCCGGCAGCGCCGTGGCCACCGAGTTCGTGCCCGGGCTCAAGGATTTCGACCCGGAGAAGGCCCGCGCCGCCACTGCGACGTTCACCCAGATGGGGTTGAACATGGACATGCCGTCGCTGATCTACCACGGCGAGAGGCATTCGGCTGCCGACTATTTGAATGCCAAGGGCTGGCAGATGACGGGTGTGGTCCGTTCGGAGCTGTTCGTCCGCCACGGTCTGCCCGTTCCCGACCGCGACGAGAACGACCCGATGGGCGAGATCGTCTACATCAGCGGCACTCTGAGCTGA
- a CDS encoding D-2-hydroxyacid dehydrogenase: MPPHAARPVIAVLCERETDRVPGLDDVDAEFRYCDAAGLGQAVAGAQAVFLWDYFSTALREVWAHADALEWIHIAAAGVDTLLFDELRGSDVVVTNARGVFDRPIAEYVLGAVIAYAKGSQAGYDHQRRHEWRYRETRSIAGARALVVGTGGIGREIARLLRAAGLSVRGAGRVAVDEDPDLGTVVATDDLAEAVGWCDHLVLAAPLTPQTRGLVDEAVLKAMKPDAHLVNIARGPIVDEGALLAALTERRIGGATLDVFSTEPLPAEHPLWDAPGAVITAHMSGDVEGFRDVLAAQFADNARRWLAGEPLVNIVDKKLGYVPGGRP; the protein is encoded by the coding sequence GTGCCGCCCCACGCAGCCCGCCCGGTGATCGCGGTGTTGTGCGAGCGTGAGACCGACCGGGTGCCCGGCCTGGACGACGTGGACGCGGAGTTCCGCTACTGCGACGCGGCCGGACTGGGACAGGCCGTGGCGGGTGCACAGGCGGTGTTCCTGTGGGATTACTTCTCCACCGCACTGCGGGAGGTGTGGGCGCATGCGGACGCGCTCGAGTGGATTCACATCGCCGCGGCCGGGGTCGACACACTGCTGTTCGACGAGCTGCGGGGATCCGACGTCGTGGTCACCAACGCCCGCGGGGTATTCGACCGCCCCATAGCCGAATACGTGCTCGGCGCGGTGATCGCGTATGCCAAGGGCAGCCAGGCCGGCTACGACCACCAACGTCGTCACGAGTGGCGCTACCGCGAGACCCGCAGCATCGCGGGCGCGCGCGCACTCGTGGTGGGGACCGGCGGGATCGGCCGCGAGATCGCCCGCCTGCTGCGGGCGGCCGGGCTGTCCGTGCGCGGTGCCGGTCGCGTGGCCGTCGACGAGGATCCTGATCTCGGCACGGTGGTGGCGACCGACGATCTGGCCGAGGCCGTCGGCTGGTGCGATCACCTCGTGCTGGCCGCGCCGCTCACCCCCCAGACGCGGGGGCTCGTCGACGAGGCCGTGCTCAAGGCGATGAAACCCGATGCACACCTTGTCAATATCGCGCGCGGTCCCATCGTCGACGAAGGCGCGCTGCTGGCCGCGCTGACCGAACGCCGCATCGGCGGAGCCACCCTCGACGTGTTCAGCACCGAGCCGCTGCCCGCCGAACATCCGCTGTGGGACGCGCCCGGGGCCGTCATCACCGCGCACATGTCCGGCGACGTCGAAGGCTTCCGCGACGTCCTGGCCGCCCAGTTCGCCGACAACGCGCGACGCTGGCTGGCGGGAGAGCCGCTGGTCAACATCGTGGACAAGAAGCTCGGATACGTGCCGGGCGGCAGGCCGTGA
- a CDS encoding amidase yields MTVPQAVELLEAYRAKTLSPVEATEAALSAIDRHDEAVNAFVLVDSDGALASARESEKRWYKGDPLGPADGIPTSIKDALWTSGWPTLRGSWLIDDAGPWQEDAPSVARLRESGAVLLGKTTTPEYSWKGVTDSPRYGATGNPWNPAMTAGGSSGGSAAAVALGMGPWSVGTDGGGSVRIPAAFTGTVALKPTYGLIPLYPPSPFGTLSHAGPMARTVADVAALLDVITGFDARDWSAMPSPSSSFGSALDGGIAGLRVAYSPDLGFGVNDPEVDAAVRAAVEMLAAAGAHVEEAGPGFADPVHAFHVLWFSGEAKVLEGKLDGPDAGRVDPGLRRTATTGASFTASDYLDATAVRMKLGELMGRFHRTYDVLVTPTLPLTAFPVGQDVPDGSSSPDWTSWTPYTYPFNLTQQPALSVPCGFSSSGLPIGLQIVGPRHADALVLRVGQAYQGVTDWHRRVPAMLAEEVS; encoded by the coding sequence GTGACGGTCCCCCAGGCGGTCGAACTGCTCGAGGCCTACCGCGCCAAGACCCTCTCCCCGGTAGAGGCGACCGAGGCGGCCCTGTCCGCGATCGACCGCCACGACGAGGCGGTGAATGCCTTCGTGCTCGTCGACTCCGACGGTGCACTGGCCTCCGCGCGAGAATCCGAAAAACGTTGGTACAAGGGAGATCCGCTCGGTCCGGCCGACGGGATCCCGACGTCGATCAAGGATGCGCTGTGGACCAGCGGATGGCCGACCCTGCGGGGCAGCTGGCTCATCGACGACGCGGGACCCTGGCAGGAGGATGCGCCCAGTGTGGCGCGGCTGCGGGAATCCGGTGCGGTGCTGCTCGGGAAGACCACCACACCGGAGTACTCGTGGAAAGGCGTGACCGACTCGCCGCGGTACGGGGCGACCGGCAACCCGTGGAATCCCGCGATGACCGCGGGCGGATCCAGTGGGGGCAGCGCGGCGGCCGTGGCCCTCGGGATGGGCCCCTGGTCGGTCGGCACCGACGGCGGAGGTTCGGTGCGCATCCCCGCCGCGTTCACCGGCACCGTCGCCCTCAAACCGACCTACGGCCTCATCCCGCTGTATCCGCCGAGCCCGTTCGGCACGCTCTCGCACGCCGGCCCGATGGCCCGGACGGTCGCCGACGTTGCCGCGCTGCTGGACGTGATCACCGGGTTCGACGCTCGCGACTGGTCAGCGATGCCCTCTCCGAGTTCGTCTTTCGGGTCTGCCCTCGACGGTGGCATCGCCGGGTTACGCGTCGCCTACTCGCCGGACCTCGGCTTCGGCGTCAACGACCCTGAGGTGGACGCCGCGGTGCGGGCCGCGGTCGAGATGCTCGCCGCGGCGGGGGCCCACGTCGAGGAGGCCGGCCCGGGCTTCGCCGACCCGGTGCATGCCTTCCACGTGCTGTGGTTCTCCGGCGAGGCAAAGGTGTTGGAAGGCAAGCTGGATGGGCCCGACGCCGGACGTGTCGATCCCGGCCTGCGACGCACGGCCACGACCGGGGCGAGCTTCACCGCGTCGGACTATCTGGACGCGACCGCCGTCCGGATGAAGCTCGGGGAACTGATGGGCCGGTTCCACCGGACCTACGACGTCCTCGTCACCCCGACGCTGCCGCTGACCGCGTTTCCGGTCGGCCAGGATGTGCCCGACGGATCGTCCTCACCGGACTGGACGAGTTGGACGCCCTACACCTATCCGTTCAATCTGACTCAGCAGCCGGCACTTTCGGTGCCGTGCGGGTTCAGCTCGAGCGGCCTGCCGATCGGGTTGCAGATCGTGGGTCCGCGTCATGCCGATGCGCTGGTGCTGCGCGTCGGGCAGGCATACCAGGGCGTCACCGACTGGCATCGCCGCGTGCCCGCGATGCTCGCAGAGGAGGTTTCATGA
- a CDS encoding maleate cis-trans isomerase family protein, giving the protein MTLEDVVPPPPLQQVGIGVVTPHDFALDRELWRWVPNDVSLYVTRLRYAPMQVTVDMAVHVSEPEQVEAGAANVLAVAPLVTAYACTAGSFVKGMAGEAALVAAMRAAGAPAAVTTSGSMLTALRHLGVRTVATVTPYTADLTSGLTSYLMEAGIEVAATAGLGMTSRIWAVPYATTAELVCATDCPDAEAIVISCTNLPTYDLIAPLERELGKPVVTANQVTMWAALAVAGRKAVGAGQRLLET; this is encoded by the coding sequence ATGACGCTCGAGGATGTCGTTCCTCCCCCACCGTTGCAGCAGGTGGGGATCGGTGTCGTGACGCCTCACGACTTCGCGCTCGACCGCGAACTGTGGCGCTGGGTGCCCAACGACGTCAGCCTCTACGTCACGCGGTTGCGGTACGCCCCGATGCAGGTCACCGTCGACATGGCGGTGCATGTCTCCGAACCCGAGCAGGTCGAGGCCGGCGCCGCGAACGTGCTCGCGGTGGCGCCGCTGGTGACGGCGTACGCGTGCACTGCGGGAAGCTTCGTCAAGGGAATGGCAGGCGAGGCCGCACTGGTCGCGGCGATGCGCGCGGCCGGAGCCCCGGCCGCCGTGACCACCAGTGGATCCATGCTCACCGCACTCCGCCACCTCGGCGTGCGCACGGTCGCCACCGTCACGCCGTACACCGCCGATCTCACGAGCGGGCTGACCAGTTATCTCATGGAGGCCGGGATAGAGGTGGCCGCCACCGCGGGCCTCGGCATGACGTCGCGGATCTGGGCGGTGCCGTATGCGACCACAGCCGAGTTGGTGTGTGCCACCGATTGTCCCGACGCCGAGGCCATCGTCATCAGTTGCACGAATCTGCCGACCTACGATCTGATCGCCCCGCTGGAGCGCGAGCTCGGCAAGCCGGTGGTCACCGCCAACCAGGTGACGATGTGGGCGGCCCTGGCCGTCGCGGGCCGCAAGGCCGTCGGCGCCGGTCAGCGGCTGCTGGAAACCTGA
- a CDS encoding DUF3830 family protein: protein MSRLITVSLDKRGVSCVARLLDEAAPRTCAAVWDALPLAAQVFHGKYARNEIYTLLPAFGADPGKENTTVTPIPGDLCWFSFDSDDLGNPAYGYENSAGTGTKGAIVDLALFYGRNNLLINGDQGWVPGNVFGEIIDGLDDMAAACQDLWMGGARGETLRFAKGS from the coding sequence ATGAGCCGGTTGATCACGGTGTCGCTGGACAAGCGTGGCGTCAGTTGCGTGGCCCGGCTTCTCGACGAAGCGGCGCCACGCACCTGCGCCGCGGTGTGGGATGCCCTGCCGCTGGCCGCGCAGGTGTTCCACGGCAAGTACGCCCGCAACGAGATCTACACTCTGCTGCCGGCGTTCGGCGCCGACCCGGGCAAGGAGAACACCACGGTCACCCCGATACCCGGTGACCTGTGCTGGTTCTCGTTCGACTCCGACGACCTGGGCAACCCCGCGTACGGCTACGAGAACAGTGCCGGCACCGGAACCAAGGGCGCGATCGTCGATCTGGCGTTGTTCTACGGTCGCAACAACCTGCTGATCAACGGAGACCAGGGCTGGGTGCCCGGCAACGTGTTCGGCGAGATCATCGACGGGCTCGACGACATGGCGGCCGCGTGTCAGGACCTGTGGATGGGCGGAGCCAGAGGTGAGACGCTGCGCTTCGCCAAGGGTTCGTGA